A portion of the Streptococcus urinalis 2285-97 genome contains these proteins:
- a CDS encoding ribonuclease HII, whose translation MKTIKKITEELNLIDKIDDPRWEEYLKDNRKGVSVAITRRQKAILSDLAESERLDKMLIHEKQAYQEGYCQIAGIDEVGRGPLAGPVVAAAVILPKNCKIKGLNDSKKIPKSKHRAIYQDILNRALAVGVGIKDNTIIDQVNIYEATKLAMLEAVSNLSKTLIPDLLLIDAMTLDTQIPQKSMIKGDANSLSIASASIVAKVTRDDIMTDFAKIYPNYDFDHNAGYGTKNHLAGIKTYGITPIHRKSFEPIKSYNDNTIF comes from the coding sequence ATGAAAACAATTAAAAAAATTACAGAGGAACTCAATTTAATAGATAAGATAGATGATCCTAGATGGGAAGAATACCTTAAAGATAATCGAAAAGGTGTTTCAGTAGCTATTACGAGACGCCAAAAAGCTATTTTATCAGATTTAGCAGAATCTGAAAGACTAGATAAAATGCTTATTCATGAAAAACAAGCTTATCAAGAAGGTTATTGTCAAATTGCAGGGATTGATGAGGTAGGACGTGGTCCGCTAGCAGGTCCAGTGGTTGCAGCTGCGGTTATTCTACCTAAAAACTGTAAAATTAAAGGATTGAATGATTCAAAGAAAATACCAAAATCAAAACACAGGGCTATTTATCAAGATATCCTAAATCGCGCTTTAGCTGTTGGAGTGGGGATTAAAGATAATACAATTATTGATCAGGTAAATATTTATGAAGCAACAAAACTAGCGATGCTTGAAGCAGTTTCCAATTTGTCCAAGACTTTAATTCCTGATTTGCTATTAATAGATGCAATGACATTGGATACACAAATACCTCAAAAATCAATGATTAAAGGAGATGCAAACTCACTTTCTATAGCATCAGCTTCAATTGTGGCAAAAGTCACTAGAGATGATATCATGACTGATTTTGCAAAAATTTATCCTAATTACGACTTTGATCATAATGCTGGTTACGGTACTAAAAACCATTTAGCAGGAATAAAAACATATGGTATAACACCAATACACCGTAAATCTTTTGAACCTATTAAGTCTTATAATGACAACACAATTTTTTAG
- the ylqF gene encoding ribosome biogenesis GTPase YlqF — MATIQWFPGHMSKARRQVQENIKHVDFVTILVDARLPLSSLNPMLTKIVGDKPKLMILNKADLADSQRTKQWRDFYEKKGIKTLSINSKEQSTVKKVTDAAKALMTDKLKKLEDRGIQKQTLRTMIIGIPNAGKTTLMNRLAGKKIAVVGNKPGVTKGQQWLKSNKDLEILDTPGILWPKFEDEQVGLKLALTGAIKDQLLPMDDVTIFGLNFFKNNYPERLKKRFKDIDLEEEAPEIIMSLTSKLGFKEEYDRFYQLFVKEVREGKLGTYTLDLVDDVELNENN, encoded by the coding sequence ATGGCTACTATTCAATGGTTTCCTGGACATATGTCTAAAGCAAGACGTCAGGTACAAGAAAATATAAAACATGTTGACTTTGTGACGATTTTAGTTGATGCAAGATTACCATTATCAAGCCTTAACCCGATGCTAACAAAGATAGTTGGTGATAAACCAAAATTAATGATCTTAAATAAAGCTGATTTAGCTGATTCACAACGAACAAAACAATGGCGTGATTTTTATGAGAAAAAAGGTATAAAAACACTTTCTATCAACTCAAAAGAACAATCTACCGTCAAAAAAGTAACTGATGCTGCCAAAGCATTAATGACTGATAAATTAAAAAAATTGGAAGATAGGGGGATTCAAAAACAAACTTTAAGGACTATGATTATTGGTATCCCAAATGCTGGAAAGACAACATTAATGAATAGGCTAGCAGGTAAGAAAATAGCAGTTGTAGGAAATAAACCTGGCGTTACTAAAGGGCAACAGTGGTTAAAATCAAATAAAGATTTAGAAATATTAGATACTCCAGGAATTTTATGGCCAAAGTTTGAAGACGAGCAAGTTGGCTTAAAATTAGCCTTGACAGGTGCAATTAAAGATCAACTGTTACCAATGGATGATGTCACAATATTTGGTTTAAATTTCTTTAAAAATAATTATCCGGAGAGATTAAAAAAACGATTTAAAGATATAGACTTGGAAGAAGAAGCTCCAGAGATAATTATGTCTTTAACTTCAAAACTAGGGTTTAAAGAAGAATATGATCGTTTTTATCAACTGTTTGTGAAGGAAGTGAGAGAAGGAAAATTAGGAACTTACACTTTAGACCTTGTAGATGATGTAGAATTAAATGAAAACAATTAA
- a CDS encoding helix-turn-helix domain-containing protein, which yields MYQRIRDLREDNDLTQKEVATILSFTHSAYAKIERGERILSAEVFIKILNIYGVNIDYLLGLTDFPYRYPSKK from the coding sequence ATGTACCAACGTATAAGAGATTTGAGAGAGGATAATGACCTAACTCAAAAAGAAGTTGCTACTATTCTTTCCTTTACTCATTCTGCTTATGCGAAAATAGAAAGGGGGGAAAGAATATTGTCTGCAGAAGTCTTTATAAAAATTTTAAATATTTATGGTGTTAATATTGATTATCTATTAGGACTTACAGATTTTCCTTATAGGTATCCATCAAAAAAATAG
- a CDS encoding aldose 1-epimerase family protein codes for MVIELTNEELTVQFKEFGGALSSIKDSDGIEYLWQGNPEYWSGQAPVLFPICGSLRNDIGFFKNEDGSFHKGQIPRHGLVRKENFTFEQISENSVSFTITPNENMLENFPYQFELKIIYTLNDNTIRTEYQVTNHEDNKKMPFFIGGHPGFNCPLFDGEQYEDYYLEFEKEETCEVPKAFPETGLLDVQNRTAFLNQQKTIDLDYSLFDYDAITLDDIQSRSVSLRSKKHDKGLTLDFSDFPNLILWSTINKSSFIALEPWSGLSTSLEENDTVEDKRLVSFVNPGETAVKCFDITIL; via the coding sequence ATGGTAATTGAATTAACAAATGAAGAGTTAACAGTACAATTTAAAGAATTTGGTGGCGCACTTTCTTCTATTAAAGACAGTGACGGGATAGAATATTTATGGCAAGGTAATCCAGAATACTGGAGCGGACAAGCTCCTGTCCTCTTTCCGATTTGTGGTAGTTTAAGAAATGATATTGGCTTTTTCAAAAATGAAGATGGATCTTTTCATAAAGGACAAATTCCTCGTCATGGTTTAGTCCGAAAAGAAAACTTTACTTTTGAACAAATCTCAGAAAATAGTGTTTCATTTACAATCACACCAAATGAAAACATGTTAGAAAATTTTCCTTATCAGTTTGAATTAAAAATTATCTACACTTTGAATGACAACACAATTCGAACAGAGTATCAAGTGACAAATCACGAAGATAATAAAAAAATGCCTTTCTTTATTGGTGGCCACCCTGGATTTAATTGCCCACTATTTGATGGTGAACAGTATGAAGATTACTATCTGGAGTTTGAAAAAGAGGAGACCTGTGAAGTTCCTAAAGCATTTCCTGAAACAGGCTTGTTAGATGTGCAGAACCGTACTGCTTTCCTAAACCAACAAAAAACTATCGATTTAGACTATTCGCTTTTTGATTATGATGCTATTACCTTAGATGATATTCAATCAAGAAGTGTATCACTTCGTTCAAAAAAACACGATAAAGGATTGACATTAGATTTCTCTGATTTTCCGAATTTAATTCTCTGGTCAACAATAAATAAAAGTTCGTTTATTGCCTTAGAACCATGGAGTGGTCTATCGACATCATTGGAAGAAAACGACACGGTGGAGGATAAGCGATTAGTAAGTTTTGTTAATCCTGGAGAAACAGCAGTGAAATGTTTTGATATTACAATATTATAG
- the lacG gene encoding 6-phospho-beta-galactosidase encodes MTKTLPKDFIFGGATAAYQAEGATHTDGKGPVAWDKYLEDNYWYTAEPASDFYNRYPVDLKLSEEFGVNGIRISIAWSRIFPTGKGEVNPKGVEYYHNLFAECHKRHVEPFVTLHHFDTPEALHSDGDFLNRENIEHFVNYAEFCFKEFSEVNYWTTFNEIGPIGDGQYLVGKFPPGIQYDLAKVFQSHHNMVVSHARAVKLFKDGGYSGEIGVVHALPTKYPFDANNPDDVRAAELEDIIHNKFILDATYLGKYSDKTMEGVNHILEVNGGELDLREEDFVALDAAKDLNDFLGINYYMSDWMQVFDGETEIIHNGKGEKGSSKYQIKGVGRREAPVNVPKTDWDWIIYPQGLYDQIMRVKADYPNYKKIYITENGLGYKDEFVDGTVYDDGRIDYVKKHLEVISDAISDGANVKGYFIWSLMDVFSWSNGYEKRYGLFYVDFETQERYPKKSAYWYKKVAETQVIE; translated from the coding sequence ATGACTAAAACATTACCTAAAGATTTTATTTTTGGTGGTGCTACAGCTGCTTACCAAGCTGAAGGAGCTACCCACACAGATGGCAAAGGACCAGTAGCTTGGGATAAATACTTAGAAGACAACTATTGGTACACTGCTGAACCAGCAAGTGATTTTTATAATCGTTACCCTGTTGATTTGAAACTTAGTGAAGAATTTGGTGTCAACGGCATCCGTATCTCTATTGCCTGGTCTCGTATTTTCCCAACAGGAAAAGGAGAAGTTAACCCTAAAGGAGTAGAATACTACCATAATCTCTTTGCAGAGTGTCATAAGCGTCATGTTGAGCCTTTTGTTACACTTCACCATTTTGATACACCAGAAGCTCTCCACTCGGATGGTGATTTCCTCAATCGTGAGAACATTGAACATTTTGTAAATTATGCAGAATTCTGTTTTAAAGAATTCTCAGAAGTTAACTATTGGACAACATTTAACGAAATTGGGCCTATTGGTGATGGTCAATACTTGGTTGGTAAGTTCCCTCCAGGTATCCAATATGATTTGGCAAAAGTTTTTCAATCTCATCATAATATGGTGGTTTCTCATGCTCGTGCCGTGAAACTCTTTAAAGACGGTGGCTATTCAGGTGAAATCGGTGTTGTACATGCTCTTCCAACTAAGTATCCATTTGATGCTAACAATCCTGACGATGTTAGAGCGGCTGAACTTGAAGATATTATCCATAATAAATTTATTCTTGATGCAACTTATCTTGGTAAGTATTCAGATAAAACAATGGAAGGTGTTAACCATATCCTTGAGGTGAATGGTGGTGAACTTGATCTTCGTGAAGAAGATTTTGTAGCACTGGATGCTGCAAAAGATTTAAATGATTTCCTTGGTATTAACTACTATATGAGTGATTGGATGCAAGTTTTTGATGGCGAGACTGAAATCATTCATAACGGTAAAGGTGAAAAAGGAAGTTCCAAATACCAAATTAAAGGTGTTGGTAGAAGAGAAGCACCAGTAAATGTTCCGAAAACAGATTGGGATTGGATTATTTATCCTCAAGGTCTATATGATCAAATTATGCGGGTAAAAGCAGACTATCCTAATTATAAAAAGATTTACATTACTGAAAATGGTCTTGGTTATAAGGATGAATTTGTAGACGGAACAGTTTATGATGATGGTCGTATTGACTACGTGAAAAAACATTTGGAAGTGATTTCTGATGCGATTTCAGATGGTGCTAACGTTAAAGGATACTTTATCTGGTCTCTGATGGATGTTTTTTCATGGTCAAATGGATATGAGAAACGTTACGGTCTCTTCTATGTTGATTTTGAGACACAAGAACGTTATCCTAAGAAGAGTGCCTACTGGTATAAAAAAGTAGCAGAAACTCAAGTGATTGAATAA
- a CDS encoding lactose-specific PTS transporter subunit EIIC translates to MNGLIAQIEKGKPFFEKISRNIYLRAIRDGFIAGMPVILFSSIFILIAYVPNAWGFHWSKDIENLLMTPYNYSMGILGLFVAGTTAKALTDSMNRSLPSTNQINFISTMLAAIVGFLLMAANPAKDGSFLTGFMGTKGLLTAFIAAFITVNVYKVCVKNNVTIRMPEEVPPNISQVFKDLIPFTLSVVLLYVIELIVHTTLGVNVAESIGKLLAPLFQAADGYVGITIIFGAFAFFWFVGIHGPSIVEPAIAAITYANAETNLQLLQAGEHADKILTSGTQMFIVTMGGTGATLVVPFMFMWLTKSKRNKAIGRASVVPTFFGVNEPILFGAPLVLNPIFFIPFILAPIVNVWIFKFFIDTLGMNSFTANLPWTTPAPLGLILGTNFQVLAFILAALLIVVDVIIYYPFLKVYDEQILAEEAAGTNSSDALKEKVAANFDTKKADAILEKSAAKETKVITDQTNVLVLCAGGGTSGLLANALNKAAKEYGAPVTAAAGSYGAHREILPQYQLVILAPQVASNYEDMKVETDKLDIKLAKTEGAQYIKLTRDGQGALDFVKEQMEK, encoded by the coding sequence ATGAATGGATTAATTGCTCAGATTGAGAAAGGGAAACCTTTCTTCGAGAAAATTTCTCGAAATATCTATCTTCGTGCTATTCGTGATGGTTTTATCGCTGGTATGCCAGTCATCTTGTTCTCAAGTATCTTTATCTTGATTGCCTATGTTCCAAATGCATGGGGCTTCCATTGGAGTAAAGATATTGAGAATCTTTTGATGACACCATACAACTACTCAATGGGTATTTTAGGTTTGTTTGTAGCTGGTACGACTGCGAAAGCATTAACCGATTCAATGAACCGCTCATTGCCTAGCACGAACCAAATCAACTTTATTTCAACCATGCTTGCTGCTATTGTAGGTTTTCTACTAATGGCGGCTAATCCAGCAAAAGACGGTAGTTTCTTAACTGGATTTATGGGAACAAAAGGTTTGTTGACAGCCTTCATCGCAGCATTTATTACCGTAAATGTCTATAAAGTCTGTGTGAAAAACAATGTCACTATTCGCATGCCTGAAGAGGTTCCACCAAATATCTCTCAAGTATTTAAGGATTTGATTCCATTCACGTTATCAGTTGTACTTCTTTATGTGATTGAATTGATTGTTCATACTACTTTAGGCGTTAACGTTGCAGAATCAATTGGTAAACTTCTTGCACCATTGTTCCAAGCAGCAGATGGCTATGTTGGAATCACTATTATCTTCGGTGCATTTGCTTTCTTCTGGTTTGTTGGTATCCACGGTCCTTCTATTGTTGAACCAGCCATTGCAGCGATTACTTACGCAAATGCTGAAACCAACCTTCAATTACTTCAGGCTGGTGAACATGCGGACAAGATTTTGACTTCAGGGACTCAAATGTTCATCGTTACCATGGGTGGTACTGGTGCAACTCTCGTCGTTCCATTCATGTTCATGTGGTTAACAAAATCAAAACGTAACAAAGCCATTGGACGTGCATCTGTTGTTCCAACATTCTTCGGAGTTAACGAACCAATCTTGTTCGGTGCTCCACTTGTTTTGAACCCAATTTTCTTTATTCCATTTATTTTGGCACCAATTGTCAATGTATGGATTTTCAAATTCTTTATTGATACACTTGGAATGAACAGTTTTACTGCAAACTTGCCTTGGACAACACCAGCTCCATTAGGTCTTATTCTTGGGACAAACTTCCAAGTGCTAGCATTCATTTTGGCAGCTTTGTTAATCGTTGTTGATGTCATTATCTACTACCCATTCTTGAAAGTATACGATGAGCAAATTCTTGCTGAAGAAGCAGCAGGTACGAATTCATCTGATGCGCTAAAAGAAAAAGTAGCAGCAAACTTTGACACTAAGAAAGCTGATGCTATTCTTGAAAAATCAGCAGCTAAAGAAACTAAAGTAATCACTGATCAAACTAATGTGCTCGTTCTTTGTGCCGGTGGTGGTACAAGTGGACTACTAGCAAATGCTTTAAATAAAGCAGCTAAAGAATATGGTGCACCTGTCACTGCAGCAGCAGGAAGCTATGGTGCTCACCGTGAAATCTTACCACAATATCAACTTGTTATCCTTGCACCTCAAGTAGCTTCTAACTATGAAGATATGAAAGTGGAAACTGATAAACTTGATATTAAATTAGCTAAAACAGAAGGGGCTCAATACATCAAATTGACTCGCGATGGTCAAGGTGCATTGGACTTCGTTAAAGAACAAATGGAAAAATAA
- a CDS encoding PTS lactose/cellobiose transporter subunit IIA, whose translation MNREETTLLGFEIVAYAGDARSKFLEALKAAQEGNYAKAEELIAAGSECLNDAHNAQTSLLQKEAAGEDLAYSVTLMHGQDHLMTTILLQDLMKHIIELYKRGAK comes from the coding sequence ATGAATAGAGAAGAAACTACTCTTTTAGGTTTTGAAATCGTAGCCTATGCTGGTGATGCCCGCTCTAAATTCTTAGAAGCTCTTAAAGCAGCGCAAGAGGGGAATTATGCTAAAGCAGAAGAATTAATCGCAGCAGGTAGTGAATGCTTGAACGATGCTCATAATGCTCAAACAAGTCTACTACAAAAAGAAGCTGCGGGAGAAGATTTGGCATATAGTGTTACTCTTATGCATGGTCAAGATCATTTAATGACTACCATTTTATTGCAAGATTTAATGAAACACATAATTGAACTTTATAAGAGAGGAGCAAAATAA